One window of Siniperca chuatsi isolate FFG_IHB_CAS linkage group LG19, ASM2008510v1, whole genome shotgun sequence genomic DNA carries:
- the LOC122866433 gene encoding uncharacterized protein LOC122866433 has protein sequence MASDVDHERKEREASCMSRAARRLRRALSRICRDNSSSSHVNAPPVPQPDYGESYGSLGLPSTEKHYRPLSTGRRENSFSSHVNAPPVPQPDYGESYGSLGLPSTEKHYRPLSTSHRENSFSSHVNAPPVPQPDYGESYGSLGHPSTEKHYRSQSRSHRDNSFSSHIYANALPESDYDIYNVSFHHPSSEKYYRPQSSIHRDNPRSSHVYAPAAPCAKSRLARRPFFKVSCDTWNNEKTNLFSTPSLSDMTFNLSDREDTDYYYYSSTFGIPTCSQSKAPTVAGPPCPKGRPAVLQDSTDCTEGSRVQDACELLSEQPGIESGGDSVLVEMEAPVTAVNCSVTDTQQTHCHLQTSSSDPGRSKRASSCLPRSHSVPSLSQITSAKNQSFTRAESLPAMLLKSSFEEFTPDIAADENDETYRFQCSCPGLYQCSVTGLVFHMEGEGDVVYRVVPWNRRLLAQHPKQPAGPLFDIQCLQQSVCQLHLPHCEIRSTGGCEFLSVAHVNDEGMEFIGPRKITETHVIINITGFSAFGNVKDEDSPPDPVRALVLLFYRPPADPDPTSLLNVLLLPRNVVLRDVLRTRKKLVGDELYVETSPHCKLHPKQEYTLSTCPEDDSVLVQPTEAEFDCDDYDNYFPSFQVSLDKIMKHIKLFLRDTNSSHSVWERRVCLSSSGVRRSCGPSALNLPPNERLSAIRSSFIDGISGPVLKSLLDKLNEKTVLADSEREAADEMQHKRDKACFVINTVRKKGEAASSEMIECLCEMDPFLCEHLGLI, from the coding sequence ATGGCGTCAGATGTGGAtcatgaaagaaaagaaagagaagcatCGTGTATGAGCAGGGCAGCCAGAAGGCTCAGGAGGGCTCTGTCCAGGATTTGCAGAGATAATTCTTCCTCTTCCCATGTGAATGCTCCTCCTGTCCCTCAGCCTGACTATGGGGAAAGCTATGGGTCGCTTGGGCTTCCTTCCACCGAAAAGCATTATAGACCCCTGTCCACGGGTCGCAGAGAAAATTCTTTCTCTTCCCATGTGAATGCTCCTCCTGTCCCTCAGCCTGACTATGGGGAAAGCTATGGGTCGCTTGGGCTTCCTTCCACCGAAAAGCATTATAGACCCCTGTCCACGAGTCACAGAGAAAATTCTTTCTCTTCCCATGTGAATGCTCCTCCTGTCCCTCAGCCTGACTATGGGGAAAGCTATGGGTCGCTTGGGCATCCTTCCACCGAAAAGCATTATAGATCCCAGTCCAGGAGTCACAGAGATAATTCTTTCTCTTCCCATATTTATGCAAATGCTCTTCCTGAGTCTGACTATGACATATACAATGTGTCGTTTCACCATCCTTCCTCCGAAAAGTATTATAGACCCCAGTCCAGCATTCACAGAGATAATCCTCGCTCTTCCCATGTGTATGCTCCTGCTGCTCCATGTGCTAAGTCTCGGCTGGCTCGCCgtcctttttttaaagtctcATGTGATACGTGGAACAATGAAAAGactaatttattttctactCCGTCACTGTCAGACATGACCTTCAATCTTTCAGACAGAGAAGACAccgattattattattacagttctACTTTCGGTATACCCACCTGCTCCCAGTCTAAAGCCCCCACTGTTGCTGGCCCTCCATGTCCAAAAGGCAGGCCTGCAGTCCTCCAGGACTCCACTGACTGCACTGAAGGAAGCAGAGTACAAGATGCATGTGAGCTGTTGTCTGAGCAGCCTGGCATCGAGTCAGGAGGTGACAGTGTCCTGGTGGAAATGGAGGCACCTGTTACAGCTGTGAACTGCTCAGTCACAGACACCCAGCAAACCCATTGTCACCTCCAAACCTCCTCCTCAGATCCCGGTCGGAGTAAAAGAGCCTCCAGCTGTTTGCCTCGTTCTCACAGCGTTCCCTCGCTGAGTCAAATAACCTCTGCAAAGAACCAGAGCTTTACACGAGCAGAGAGCTTACCTGCCATGCTGCTAAAAAGCAGCTTTGAGGAGTTCACGCCTGATATCGCTGCTGATGAAAACGATGAAACCTACAGGTTCCAGTGCTCCTGCCCAGGCCTGTACCAGTGCAGCGTGACAGGCCTGGTGTTCCACATGGAGGGAGAAGGGGACGTGGTCTACAGGGTCGTCCCTTGGAACAGGAGGCTACTGGCCCAACATCCCAAGCAGCCTGCAGGACCCCTGTTTGACATCCAATGTCTGCAGCAGTCTGTGTGTCAGCTTCATCTCCCACACTGTGAGATCCGCTCCACAGGTGGATGTGAATTCTTGTCAGTTGCTCACGTGAATGATGAGGGCATGGAGTTCATCGGCCCTCGTAAGATCACAGAAACTCATGTTATTATAAACATCACGGGGTTTTCTGCTTTCGGTAATGTCAAGGATGAAGACTCACCACCCGACCCGGTCCGAGCGCTGGTTCTGCTGTTCTACAGGCCCCCGGCTGATCCGGATCCCACATCCCTCCTCAATGTGTTGCTGCTACCGAGGAACGTCGTGCTCCGGGATGTGCTGCGCACCAGGAAGAAATTAGTTGGAGATGAGCTCTACGTAGAGACATCCCCACACTGTAAGCTGCACCCAAAGCAGGAATACACACTGTCCACTTGTCCTGAAGACGACTCCGTTCTAGTTCAGCCAACAGAAGCAGAATTTGACTGTGACGACTACGACAACTACTTCCCATCATTCCAGGTGAGTTTAGACAAAATCATGAAACATATTAAACTGTTTCTGAGAGACACCAACAGCTCCCACAGTGTCTGGGAAAGACGAGTTTGTCTCTCGTCCTCTGGAGTAAGAAGGTCCTGTGGGCCGAGCGCTCTGAATCTCCCTCCAAATGAGAGGCTGTCGGCCATACGGAGCAGCTTCATCGATGGGATATCAGGACCTGTTCTCAAAAGTCTGCTGGACAAACTGAATGAGAAAACGGTGCTGGCTGATTCTGAGAGGGAGGCAGCGGACGAGATGCAGCACAAAAGAGACAAAGCTTGTTTTGTTATCAACACGGTGAGGAAGAAAGGTGAAGCTGCTAGTTCAGAGATGATTGAGTGTCTCTGTGAGATGGACCCCTTCCTCTGTGAACACCTCGGCTTGATCTGA
- the LOC122866435 gene encoding LOW QUALITY PROTEIN: NACHT, LRR and PYD domains-containing protein 1b allele 2-like (The sequence of the model RefSeq protein was modified relative to this genomic sequence to represent the inferred CDS: deleted 1 base in 1 codon), translated as MLDQPSPGTITETGMIKNHPSAADATPGDNQDNTKEMEPRATAGPSTLQLSTNDDSDSAAFYDRERDEASGSIDCALFFYGDLKNYFISDNSLQFPNRTDTDCVYPRFNSSYVCTEGSRVQDACELLSVQPGIESGGDGVLVEMEAPVTAVNCSVTDTQQTHSHLQTSSSDPGRSKRASSCLPRSHSVPSLSQITSAKNQSFTRAESLPAMLLKSSFEEFTPDIAADENDETYRFQCSCPGLYQCSVTGLVFHMEGAGDVVYRVVPWNRRLLAQHHKQPAGPLFDIQCLQQSVCQLHLPHCEIRSTGGCEFLSVAHVNDEGMEFIGPRKITETHVIINITGFSGFGNVKDEDSPPDPVRALVLLFYRPPADPDPTSLLNVLLLPRNVVLRDVLRTRKKLVGDELYVETSPHCKLHPKQEYTLSTCPEDDSVLVQPTEAEFDCDDYDNYYLPSFQVSLDKIMKHIKLFLRDTNSSHSVWERRVCLSSSGVRRSCGPSALNLPPNERLSAIRSSFIDGISGPVLKSLLDKLNEKTVLADSEREAADEMQHNRDKARFVIDTVRKKGEAAGSEMIECLCEMDPFLCEHLDLI; from the exons ATGTTAGATCAACCTTCACCTGGTACAATCACAGAAACAGGAATGATAAAAAATCACCCCTCTGCGGCAGATGCTACGCCAGGAGACAATCAGGATAATACCAAGGAAATGGAGCCACGTGCAACTGCTGGTCCCTCCACCCTTCAACTCTCCACCAACGATGATTCAGACTCTGCTGCATTCTATGACAGAGAAAGGGATGAAGCGTCTGGTAGCATAGATTGTGCATTATTTTTCTACGGTgacttaaaaaattattttatatcagACAATAGCTTACAGTTTCCAAACAGAACAGACACAGATTGTGTTTACCCCAGATTTAACTCCAGTTATGTCTGCACTGAAGGAAGCAGAGTACAAGATGCATGTGAGCTGTTGTCTGTGCAGCCTGGCATCGAGTCAGGAGGTGACGGTGTCCTGGTGGAAATGGAGGCACCTGTTACAGCTGTGAACTGCTCAGTCACAGACACCCAGCAAACCCATTCTCACCTCCAAACCTCCTCCTCAGATCCCGGTCGGAGTAAAAGAGCCTCCAGCTGTTTGCCTCGTTCTCACAGCGTTCCCTCGCTGAGTCAAATAACCTCTGCAAAGAACCAGAGCTTTACACGAGCAGAGAGCTTACCTGCCATGCTGCTAAAAAGCAGCTTTGAGGAGTTCACGCCTGATATCGCTGCTGATGAAAACGATGAAACCTACAGGTTCCAGTGCTCCTGCCCAGGCCTGTACCAGTGCAGCGTGACAGGCCTGGTGTTCCACATGGAGGGAGCAGGGGACGTGGTCTACAGGGTCGTCCCTTGGAACAGGAGGCTACTGGCCCAACATCACAAGCAGCCTGCAGGACCCCTGTTTGACATCCAATGTCTGCAGCAGTCTGTGTGTCAGCTTCATCTCCCACACTGTGAGATCCGCTCCACAGGTGGATGTGAATTCTTGTCAGTTGCTCACGTGAATGATGAGGGCATGGAGTTCATCGGCCCTCGTAAGATCACAGAAACTCATGTTATTATAAACATCACGGGGTTTTCTGGTTTCGGTAATGTCAAGGATGAAGACTCACCGCCCGACCCGGTCCGAGCGCTGGTTCTGCTGTTCTACAGGCCCCCGGCTGATCCGGATCCCACATCCCTCCTCAATGTGTTGCTGCTACCGAGGAACGTCGTGCTCCGGGATGTGCTGCGCACCAGGAAGAAATTAGTTGGAGATGAGCTCTACGTAGAGACATCCCCACACTGTAAGCTGCACCCAAAGCAGGAATACACACTGTCCACTTGTCCTGAAGACGACTCCGTTCTAGTTCAGCCAACAGAAGCAGAATTTGACTGTGACGACTACGACAACTAC TACCTCCCATCATTCCAGGTGAGTTTAGACAAAATCATGAAACATATTAAACTGTTTCTGAGAGACACCAACAGCTCCCACAGCGTCTGGGAAAGACGAGTTTGTCTCTCGTCCTCTGGAGTAAGAAGGTCCTGTGGGCCGAGCGCTCTGAATCTCCCTCCAAATGAGAGGCTGTCGGCCATACGGAGCAGCTTCATCGATGGGATATCAGGACCTGTTCTCAAAAGTCTGCTGGACAAACTGAATGAGAAAACGGTGCTGGCTGATTCTGAGAGGGAGGCAGCGGACGAGATGCAGCACAATAGAGACAAAGCTCGTTTTGTTATCGACACGGTGAGGAAGAAAGGTGAAGCTGCTGGTTCAGAGATGATTGAGTGTCTCTGTGAGATGGACCCCTTCCTCTGTGAACACCTCGACTTGATCTGA